From the genome of Thermoanaerobaculia bacterium:
TTTCGCTCAGCTCTCGAGGCGAACGTTGTCGATCAGGCGGGTGGTGCCGATCTTGGCGGCCAGGGCCACGACGGCGCGGTCGCCGACTTGGGCTACCGGGGCGAAGCTGTCCGGATCGACGACTTCGACGTAGTGCAGCACGATCTCGGGGTCGGCCGCGAGCTCGAGCGCCACGGCTTCGCAGAGCGTCGCGCTCTGCCGCTCACCGCGGTCGAAGAGGAGGCGCGCGCGCGCCAGGGCGCGTGAGAGCCGCACCGCCCGCCGGCGTTCTTCGGCCGAGAGGTAGGCATTCCTCGACGACATCGCGAGTCCGTCGGCCTCGCGCACGATCGGCCCGCCGACGATCTCGACCGGCAACAGGAGATCGCGCACCAGCTGACGGACGACCGCGAGCTGCTGGGCGTCTTTCTCGCCGAAGACCGCGATGTCCGGACGCACCATGCGGAGGAGGCGCGCC
Proteins encoded in this window:
- a CDS encoding pantoate--beta-alanine ligase; the encoded protein is MKTVHTAAGLENALSSWRSDGATIAFVPTMGALHEGHLSLIAIARRHAPRVVASIFVNPSQFAPHEDFESYPRHPERDAALLARAGCDLLFLPDRATVYPEGFGTWIEPRGAAMGLESEVRPHFFRGVATVVARLLRMVRPDIAVFGEKDAQQLAVVRQLVRDLLLPVEIVGGPIVREADGLAMSSRNAYLSAEERRRAVRLSRALARARLLFDRGERQSATLCEAVALELAADPEIVLHYVEVVDPDSFAPVAQVGDRAVVALAAKIGTTRLIDNVRLES